A window of the Cicer arietinum cultivar CDC Frontier isolate Library 1 chromosome 6, Cicar.CDCFrontier_v2.0, whole genome shotgun sequence genome harbors these coding sequences:
- the LOC101494096 gene encoding GATA transcription factor 28 isoform X2 yields MDGIRGGDSRMQISDGQHPVHVPYEHHGLHHMSNGNGMDDDHNNGRDSNCGGSESVEGDIPSNHGNLHDNHNLMMDQGNDIGDQLTLSFQGQVYVFDSVSPEKSVLLLLGGREMHPTLPSVPISPDENNRGFIGTPQKFSVPQRLASLNRFREKRKERNFDKKIRYTVRKEVALRMQRNKGQFTSSKSNHDESASAAMNGGTNEGLIADNNGSQQHDIVCRHCGISEKCTPMMRRGPEGPRTLCNACGLMWANKGALRDLSRAATLPVAHNSPLNKNENKNSETNQIVLRDAAESSS; encoded by the exons ATGGATGGCATTCGTGGGGGAGATTCTCGGATGCAGATAAGCGACGGACAGCATCCTGTACATGTGCCTTATGAACATCATGGATTGCACCATATGAGCAATGGGAATGGGATGGACGATGATCACAACAATGGCCGTGATTCTAACTGCGGCGGAAGTGAGAGTGTGGAAGGTGACATCCCCTCCAACCATGGAAATCTCCATGACAATCACAATTTAATGATGGATCAAGGGAATGATATTGGGGATCAGCTTACTTTGTCTTTTCAGGGACAGGTTTATGTCTTTGATTCTGTGTCACCAGAAAAG TCTGTACTGCTGTTACTGGGAGGCCGTGAAATGCATCCAACCTTACCTTCCGTTCCAATTTCTCCTGACGAAAATAACCGG GGATTTATCGGTACTCCACAAAAATTCAGCGTCCCTCAGAGATTAGCTTCATTGAATAGATTTCGTGAAAAGCGGAAGGAAcgaaattttgacaaaaaaattcgTTATACCGTTCGCAAAGAAGTAGCATTAAG GATGCAAAGAAATAAAGGCCAGTTTACATCTTCCAAGTCCAATCATGATGAGTCAGCATCAGCTGCAATGAATGGCGGAACAAACGAAGGCTTGATTGCAGACAATAACGGATCCCAACAGCATGATATTGT TTGTAGACATTGTGGCATCAGTGAGAAGTGCACGCCAATGATGCGACGTGGACCTGAAGGGCCAAGAACCCTATGCAATGCTTGTGGACTTATGTGGGCAAATAAG GGAGCTCTTAGGGACCTATCAAGGGCAGCAACCTTGCCGGTGGCACATAATTCTCCATTAAACAAGAATGAG AATAAAAATTCAGAGACCAATCAGATAGTGCTTAGAGATGCTGCTGAATCATCATCATGA
- the LOC101494096 gene encoding GATA transcription factor 28 isoform X1 → MDGIRGGDSRMQISDGQHPVHVPYEHHGLHHMSNGNGMDDDHNNGRDSNCGGSESVEGDIPSNHGNLHDNHNLMMDQGNDIGDQLTLSFQGQVYVFDSVSPEKVQSVLLLLGGREMHPTLPSVPISPDENNRGFIGTPQKFSVPQRLASLNRFREKRKERNFDKKIRYTVRKEVALRMQRNKGQFTSSKSNHDESASAAMNGGTNEGLIADNNGSQQHDIVCRHCGISEKCTPMMRRGPEGPRTLCNACGLMWANKGALRDLSRAATLPVAHNSPLNKNENKNSETNQIVLRDAAESSS, encoded by the exons ATGGATGGCATTCGTGGGGGAGATTCTCGGATGCAGATAAGCGACGGACAGCATCCTGTACATGTGCCTTATGAACATCATGGATTGCACCATATGAGCAATGGGAATGGGATGGACGATGATCACAACAATGGCCGTGATTCTAACTGCGGCGGAAGTGAGAGTGTGGAAGGTGACATCCCCTCCAACCATGGAAATCTCCATGACAATCACAATTTAATGATGGATCAAGGGAATGATATTGGGGATCAGCTTACTTTGTCTTTTCAGGGACAGGTTTATGTCTTTGATTCTGTGTCACCAGAAAAG GTTCAGTCTGTACTGCTGTTACTGGGAGGCCGTGAAATGCATCCAACCTTACCTTCCGTTCCAATTTCTCCTGACGAAAATAACCGG GGATTTATCGGTACTCCACAAAAATTCAGCGTCCCTCAGAGATTAGCTTCATTGAATAGATTTCGTGAAAAGCGGAAGGAAcgaaattttgacaaaaaaattcgTTATACCGTTCGCAAAGAAGTAGCATTAAG GATGCAAAGAAATAAAGGCCAGTTTACATCTTCCAAGTCCAATCATGATGAGTCAGCATCAGCTGCAATGAATGGCGGAACAAACGAAGGCTTGATTGCAGACAATAACGGATCCCAACAGCATGATATTGT TTGTAGACATTGTGGCATCAGTGAGAAGTGCACGCCAATGATGCGACGTGGACCTGAAGGGCCAAGAACCCTATGCAATGCTTGTGGACTTATGTGGGCAAATAAG GGAGCTCTTAGGGACCTATCAAGGGCAGCAACCTTGCCGGTGGCACATAATTCTCCATTAAACAAGAATGAG AATAAAAATTCAGAGACCAATCAGATAGTGCTTAGAGATGCTGCTGAATCATCATCATGA
- the LOC101494617 gene encoding KH domain-containing protein HEN4 — protein MKQCVVFFETSSYDTMSNKRRYVPLTQNDTVFRILCSAANSDDLLTLASDGVKISIDDYAGDSSTTDDRIVVITGAAAEQPHEESAAKHALIRVFERMVEKGEESSKSLGCRLVAPSYQVGCVLGRGGKIVEKLRHESGAQIRVLPKDQSPLPPPGDEFIQITGNFNAVKKALLSVSSCLQDNAGNSGTFKSSGGAQVEPYPQRGPHPPDHHSRGYSSFPGSENVGPAHRMFVEEDVVFKMLCQQDKVGSLIGKGGSVVRALQNETGASIQIVDAGPDSDERVVVISALESSEQKHSPAQDAVIRVHSRLTEIGFEPSNAVVARLLVRSPQVGCLLGKGGHVISEMRRATGASIRIFSKEQIKYISHNEEVVQVIGTLHSVQDALFHITGRIRETIFPIKTPPPNFSVPPFPETPPPLFRPRNHMMSSGPPPPPHVGPPHGIDHPPGPPIPVDHQHAFSHGIGRGPPNMDRVPYPRGYEGPHSPRSWNSQAVNRGNPGTTADTFNLPSRNSTPGMNGNQSQNPNSSTFEITIPHMYLIHVYGENNSNLNQIQQISGANVVVHDPKPGATEGLVIVSGTQEQTHSAQCLIQGFILCGITTP, from the exons ATGAAGCAGTGTGTTGTTTTCTTTGAGACATCATCATACGACACAATGTCAAACAAGCGACGCTATGTTCCACTTACGCAAAACGACACCGTTTTCCGTATACTCTGTTCCGCCGCAAATTCCGATGACCTACTCACCCTTGCTTCCGACGGAGTCAAGATTTCAATCGACGACTACGCCGGAGATTCTTCCACCACCGACGACCGCATCGTCGTTATCACCGGCGCCGCCGCGGAACAACCTCACGAGGAATCAGCTGCGAAACATGCTTTGATTAGGGTTTTTGAGAGAATGGTGGAGAAGGGGGAAGAGAGTAGTAAGAGTTTGGGGTGTAGATTGGTTGCTCCTAGCTATCAGGTTGGATGTGTTCTTGGAAGAGGTGGGAAGATTGTTGAAAAATTAAGGCATGAAAGTGGGgctcaaattagggttttgccTAAAGATCAATCTCCTCTTCCTCCACCTGGTGATGAGTTCATTCAG ATAACAGGAAATTTTAATGCAGTAAAGAAAGCGCTTCTCTCAGTTTCGAGTTGTCTTCAAGATAATGCAGGCAATTCTGGTACTTTTAAATCATCTGGCGGTGCTCAGGTTGAACCATATCCTCAACGGGGTCCCCATCCTCCTGATCATCATTCCAGAGGTTATTCTTCTTTTCCAGGTTCTGAGAACGTTGGACCTGCTCATAGAATGTTTGTGGAAGAAGATGTTGTCTTTAAGATGTTGTGTCAGCAAGATAAAGTTGGTAGTCTTATCGGGAAAGGTGGTTCTGTGGTGCGGGCTTTACAAAATGAAACTGGTGCATCTATACAAATAGTCGATGCTGGACCCGATTCAGATGAGCGTGTGGTTGTCATATCTGCGCTAGAG AGTTCTGAGCAAAAGCATTCTCCTGCTCAAGATGCTGTTATTCGTGTTCATTCTCGACTTACAGAGATTGGATTTGAGCCAAGTAATGCAGTTGTTGCTAGACTCCTTGTGCGATCGCCACAGGTAGGGTGCCTCTTGGGCAAGGGAGGTCATGTTATCTCAGAAATGCGAAGAGCAACGGGCGCCAGTATACGTATCTTTTCGAAAGAACAGATTAAGTACATTTCTCACAACGAAGAAGTTGTACAG GTTATTGGGACCTTACACTCTGTGCAAGATGCTTTGTTTCACATAACCGGTAGAATTCGAGAAACTATTTTCCCAATAAAGACCCCTCCTCCAAATTTTAGTGTGCCGCCATTCCCAGAGACGCCCCCTCCTTTATTTAGGCCAAGAAATCACATGATGTCTTCTGGACCTCCGCCTCCTCCTCATGTTGGCCCTCCTCATGGGATTGATCATCCACCTGGTCCTCCCATACCTGTTGATCATCAACATGCATTTTCACATGGTATTGGTCGCGGTCCGCCAAACATGGACCGAGTTCCGTATCCTCGTGGTTATGAAGGACCGCATTCTCCAAGATCATGGAATTCTCAG GCAGTTAACAGAGGAAATCCAGGGACAACAGCTGATACATTTAATTTGCCTTCAAGAAATAGCACTCCTGGGAT GAATGGAAACCAATCACAGAATCCAAATAGCTCAACCTTTGAGATCACCATCCCTCATATGTATTTGATCCATGTGTATGGGGAGAACAACAGCAACCTGAATCAAATTCAACAG ATCTCTGGTGCAAACGTGGTTGTTCATGATCCAAAACCTGGTGCTACAGAAGGGCTGGTGATTGTATCTGGAACACAAGAGCAAACTCACTCTGCTCAGTGCCTAATTCAAGGTTTTATTCTATGTGGAATAACTACACCTTGA